A window of Desulfuromonas soudanensis genomic DNA:
CACCGGCCTCCCGGTTGGCAACGAGAATCTTTCCCGGTGTGCCGCCGATCTCGCTCCAGTCGGTCATCGCCCCGGAGTAGATTTCGACGAGTTGGGCAGAGCTGATGTTTTCCACCGCCGAAGAGCTCAGGTTTGCGGCGATCACCACCGGAGAGACGGCAAAGACACGGCCCTTGAGCCCTAAAAGGGTCTCCTTGTTATTGAGCGGCCGGGCGACCCGCGCCAGATCGCAGACTCCCCTGGCCACGGCCTTGATCCCTCCGCTGCTGCCGATACTCTCCGGGACCTCGATGGTGGAGTCGGGATGACTTTTTTCGTAGGCCGCGGCCAACAGGCGAAGAAGCTCCTGGCTGTCGCCGGTTCCGGCAACCACGATTTTTTCGGCAGAGCCTTCCCTGGGAAAGGCAAGAACCAGCAGGAGCAGGAAAATCAGCAGCCCATGTTTTTTCATCTTCGAGCTCTCCCCTTGAAGCAAACCCTACCGTTTTGACCCGTCGTTAGCACGGCTCCCCTCTCCCGGCAAATTGACACAGAAGAGTCATTGTTTTGACCCTGACTGCGATTCAAGTGAGGAAAAACACTGAAGACATGAGAACTCGTTCGACAACAGATCATCGACAGGGATGGATTTACACGATTCGTACCAAGGACGAAGGAATTGATCAGGGGTGGATGGAAATGGATGGAAATGGATGGAAATGGATGGAAATGGAGGGAAAGGCGGGGAAGGGGATCAGAATTCTTTGGTGCTCGAAGCCAGATCTTCCATGCGGTCGCGATCGAGAATGTCGATGACCTTCCCCTGCACCTGGATCAAAGCATCGTCGGAGAGCTTGCGCAGGGTGCGGGAGAGGGTCTCGCTGACGGTGCCGAGATTGGAGGCGAGCTGGGACTTGGAAATGGGGAGTTCGACGCGCATCCCCTCGTCTCCGGCGAGATCGAGGAGATAGCCGGCGAGACGGGCGGGGACGTCCTTGAAGGTCAGTTCCTCGACCTGGGTGGCGAACTGGCGGAGGAAGCGGGAGAGGCCGCCGATCATGTTGATGGCGATCTGCGAGTGGTCGTGGAGGAGCTGCAGGAATTCCCTCTTGGGAAAAAAGAGGAGATCGCTTCTCTGCAGAGGCTCGGCATAGGCGGGATAGAGTCCGTTGCCGAAGATGGCGGCCTCGGCAAAAGTCATCCCCGGCTGGACGATATGGAGTATGCGCTCCTTCCCCTCGGGGGAGAGCTTGTAGATCTTCACCTTGCCGCTGCCGACGACGTAAAAGCCGAGGGCCTTCTCCCCTTCCGAGAAGAGGACTTCCCCCTTTTCGTGGCTGCGGCATTTGCAGACCTGGGAAAGAAATTCCAGGTCCTCTTCGGTGACGCCGGCAAAAAGGGGGCAGGTTTTGATGATGGTCGCAATATTCATGGGGTCGGACTCTAACAGAAGAGAAGGAGCCTGACAAGAAACAATCGCGCCGCCAGACTCCTTCTGCAACCTCTTCTCCGAGGTCATATCCACTGGAAAAGTCGAATGTTAGACGATCCAGTCCTCAAAGGGCCTTGATTTTCTCCGTCAGCACGGGGACGAACTGGAGAAGGTCGGCGACGACCAGGACATCGGCCACCTCGCCGATGGGAGCGTCCCGGTCGGTATTGATCGCCACCACATACTCCGATCGCTTCATCCCCGCCAGGTGCTGAACCGCCCCGGAAATGCCGCAGGCCAGGTAGAGCTTCGGCGAAACGGACTGGCCGGTGCTCCCCACCTGTCGGTTGTGCTCGACCCATTCGGCATCGACCACCGGGCGACTGGCGGCATACTCTCCGCCCAGGGCCTCGGCCAGCCGGGCAATCAGTTCCACGTTGTCCTTTTTGCCGATGCCGCGCCCGGCGCTGACGATGATCTCCGCCTTGGTCAGATCGACACCGCCCTTTTCGGCCGTTTCGTAGCCGACGAACTCCAGAGAACCGACAGCGTCCGTGTCCAGCGCCACCACCGTCGGGGTGCCGGACGGCTCTCCGGGATTGAAGGCCCCGACCTGCACGGTGATCACGCTCACGGCAGTTTTGGCCTTCACCTCCCGGCGGAGCTTGGAATTGCAGGAAGGAACCACGAAGGAGCCGTCGACCACATCGACCACCTCGGAGATCTGGGCGGCCTTGAGCGCCAGGGCGAGGCGCGGCGCCAGATCCCAGCCGTAGGAGGAGTGGGAGAAGACGACGGCGTCGGGCTGCTCCCGGGCCACCACGTCGAGGAGGAGCTGTTTATGGGCCTCGGGATTGAATTCCCCGTATTTTGCCACATCTGCCAGATAGAGCGTGCCGTCGGTGCGAGGGAGGTCCGTCGGGGAGCCGACCAGGAAGAGGGTCGAATCGGCGCCGAGTTTTTCGGCAAAGGCGATCAGTTCATAGCAGCTGTCGCGCAATTGCCCTTTTCGATATTCACCCACCAGTAGAGTCTTCATAGTCGTCTCCTTAGAGTACCGTCGTCTTTTCCTTGAGGAGGGCGATGAGCCGGTCGGCCATCTCGCCGACGTCCCCTTCGAGAACGAGTCCCCCCCCCTTCCTCTCGGGGAAATAGACCCGGGAGGTTTCGACCCGCTCATCGACCTTGAGAAGCTCCGCCACCTCGACGGTCAGGAGCTCCTTCTTCTTGGCCTTCATGATGTTGGGTAGGGTGGGATATCGCGGGGTATTGAGCCCGAGCTGACAGGTGAAAAGGGCCGGCGTCGCCACCTTCACCACCGCCTTGAGGCCCCCTTCGAGCTCGCGGCTGGCGGTGACGGTCCCGTCGGCGTAGGAAAAATCGACGATGGTGCTGACGCTGGGGAGGCCGAGCATTTCGGCCAGATAAACGCCGACCTGCGCCGAGGCGCGGTCCTGGGACTGCATGCCGGTAAAGATAACGTCGAAGGACTCCTTTTGGGCGTACTCGGCAACGATGGAGGCGATTTCGAAGGAATCCTTCGCGAAGGCGGCATCGTCCTTGACATGCACGCCGCGATCTCCCCCCATGGCCAGCGCCTTTTTGATCACCTCCTTCACCCGGTCGGGACCGATGGAGAGAACGACCAGCTCGGCGTCGGCGACCTGCTCCTTGAGGCGCACCCCCTGCTCGACGGCGTACTCGTCGTATTCGTTGATCCGCCAGGCCAGATCCGACTCGTCATACCAGGTGCCGGCGCCGTTGATTCGGAACTTCGATTCCATGTCCGGAACCTGTTTGATGCACACGAGAATTTTCATATTTCACCTCCACGGCAGGAATGGACTCATCGATGGGGAAAGGGATGTTTTTAAGCCTGAATCCTCGCGGCGAGAAGCTCGGCCAGATCCCTGGCGATCAGCCGGCCATCGAGCTCGGCGCCTTTCACCCCGTCCTCGAACATGGTCAGACAGAAGGGGCAGTTGGAGACCAGCATCGGGGCCGCCGTTGCCGCCGCCATCTGCACCCGCTTGACACTGATACGGCTGCCGAGCTTTTCCTCGGCGAGAATCCGCCCGCCGCCGGCGCCGCAGCAGAAGCTCTCGGCCCGGTTTTTGTCCATTTCCACAAGCTCACAGCCGGCCATCTCGAGGAGGGCCCGGGGCGAGCCGTAGATGTCATTGTAGCGTCCCAGGGTGCAGCTGTCGTGATAGGTGGCGCTGAACGGTTCGGGCCTCAGCTTGAGCCGCCCGCTCTTCACCAGACCCTCGAGAAAGACCGTGTAGTGCTCCACCTCAAGTTCGAAACCGAGATCGCGATAGTCCCTGGCCAGGGTATTGAAGCAGTGCGGACAGGTCGTCACGACTTTCTTCACGCCGTAGTTCTGCATCTGCTCCATGTTCCCTGCGGCCAGGCTCTGATAGAGGTACTCGTTGCCGAGCTTGCGCACCGGCTCGCCGCAGCACTTCTCCTCCTTGCCGAGAATGCCGACCTTGACCCCGGCGGCGGCGCAGAGCTGGACGAAACTTCTGGCCACGGCCTGATTGCGCTTGTCGAAGGAGGCGTAGCAGCCGACGAAATAAAGGATATCGACCTCGGCGTCCTCGGCCAGGGTGACGACCGGCAAACCGGCGGCCCAGTCGCCGCGGGAGGCGTACCCCATCCCCAGGGGATTGCCGTTGACCTCCAGAGCGTCCACTGCACCCATCACCTCTTCGCCGGGGAACTCCCCTTCCATCAGCACCAGGTGGCGGCGCATGTCGACGATCTTGCTGACGTGCTCGATGCTCGCCGGACAGATATCCTGGCAGGCCAGACAGGTGGTGCAGGCCCAGAGGGCCTCCTTCTGGCAGGTATCGATGAGCGAATCCTGCGGGCGAGCGAAGGCCAGTTCGCCGATCTGGTTGACGATCTTCATGGGGGAGAGGGGCTTGTCGGTGTTATGGGCCGGACAGCGGTCCTGGCACCTCTTGCACTGGGTGCAGGCATCGGCGTCGAAGATATCCTTCCAGCTCAGATTGCTGACATGCGCGGCACCGAAACTCTCGGCCGCCTCGTCTTCCAGATCGAGGGTCGAAAGCCTCCCCTTGGGGCCGTTATCGAGCAGGAAATAGTTGGCCGGAGTGGTGAAGATATGGCGGAACTTGGTGAAGGGGATCAGACCGATGAAACCGAGAACCAGGGCGAAGTGCAGCCACCAGGTGCCGGCATGCAGGGTCCTGAGCCCCTCCTCGCCGAAGCCGGCGAAAGATTGGGCGAAGATGAGCCCCACCGGCGACCAGGACGCCAGGGGGGTGCCGAGTTCGGTGACGGCCATGCGCGCCCCTTCGATCACAAAGCCCGTCACCAGGATCAGCAACAACAGGGCGTGCATGACAACATCGTCTCTCTTCGTCTCCAGTCCCGCCGGACGCACGATGAAGCGGCGCACCAGCAGTCCGAGGAGCATAAGAATGGAGACGGCCCCGGCCAGATCAAGGGTCAGGGAGAAGGCCTTGTAGAAGTTCCCCTTGAGGAAGCGAAGGCCGAAGAGGGGATCGGTGAAGTCGGCCTGGGCCATGATCAGGAGGGTGCCGATGAAAAGGAGAGCGAACCCCCAGAAGAAGAGGGCGTGGGCGGTCCCGGCGCCGGGGACGTGCAAAACCTTGACCTGTCCGAGGGCATCCCGGAGGAGGAGTGCAAGGCGCCCGGCCGGATCGGTGGTGCGATCCGCCGGCTTCCCCTGGCGGTAAACCCTGATGCGCTGCCAGAAGCCCCAGCCGGCGACCGCCATGGCCGCCAGGCTCAGCAGATACATGGGGAGCAGAACGATTGCGTCGTGGCCGATGTTCCAATAAATTTCCCTGGCGAATTCCATCGAGGACCTCCGTGGTTCTTTTATATTTTTATTTTACGTAAAGGTCAAGTTAAAATATAACGCTATTATATGAAGACGGCTTAAGGGTAAAATGTAATTGTTTTTAAAGAGGATATTTGTTTTGACAACGATTTGGAATGGTGCTAATTGTTTTTACAAAACCTTACGTAAAGGACACAATATGAACGCCACCCCTGAGGATTTGGTTCAAATCGGCGAGCTGGCCAAAAGGCTCGGCATCACCACCAGAACGATCCGCTATTACGAGGAAATCGGCCTCATGGGCCCACCCGAGAGACTCGGTGGCGGTACGCGGATGTACAACCGGGAGGATATTCTCCGCCTCAAGTTCATTCTCAAGATGAAGGACCTCGGCATTTCTCTCAAGGAGATGCAGGAACTCGCCGAAAATTACGACGAAAGTTACGACAGCTACAAAAACTTCGGCAGGATCACTCCGCGGCTCCTGGAAATCCTCGACCTGCACATCCACAAGGTCGACGAAAAGATCTCAAGTCTCTCGTCCTTGCGCAAGGAGATTGTCGACTACCGCAGTCGCATCCTCAATATCCTCAAGGACCAGGCCGCGACGAGTTGACGCCTCGTCTTACGGCAAAAAGATTCTTCGCACCTTTTTCTTCACACCGCTGACCAGGTAGGGCACAAGGCGGCGTTTCTCCTTCAGGATACGGACAAAGAGGTCTTGGCGCGTCTTCGGCGGCAGGGGCCTCTTTTCCCGTTTTCCAAGGGAGAGAGCCTGACGGCGGCAGGAGGAGATGCAGGCCCCGCACCCCAGACAAATCGTGTCATCGATCACCATCGTGCGTCCCCCCTCCCCTTCGACATCCCCGATCGCAGCCACGTTGCACGCTTCGAGGCAAAGGCCGCAAGCGCTGCATGAACCGGCGTCGAGGACGGCGACATAGGGCGTTTTGGCGATCCCCTCGCGGTATCCGGCCTGCACGCCGGCCAGCAGTTCGCAGCAACAGGAACAGCAGTTGCAGATAAAGGAGGGTTTCTGGCGGATGTTGTCGGTGACATGGGTGAGGTGTTGTTCCCTGGCCGAATCGAGGACCGCCAGCAGCTCTTCGGTCGTCCTCGGTTCGGCAAATCCCCTGCGCACCATGAACTTGGCCGCCGTCCCCAGGGAGATGCAGATCTCCTCCACCGGCGCCCCCTTGCGGCAGGTCTCGCCGAGATGCTCCTTCTTGTGGCGGCAGTAGCAGAGACCGACCGCTCCGAAACCCGCCTGCCGGATGATCTCCCGGGCGTTTTCGTAGGTGGTGATCTCGGAACTCACCGGGATGTGCTCCTCGTAGACGAGGGAGCGGGTCAAGGGCGTCCTGCTGCCGAAGAACTCCCTGGCCATCCCCTGGTGAGGGTTTTCGAACAGGTACTCCGTCATCAGCCGGGCGATTTTTTCCAGCGGCAGATCGGTGCGATTCTTCATGAAGGTGAATTCGAAAAAACCGATCAGCCCCGGCATCAGCAGATAGTAGGTCTTTCCGCCATAGGGGAGATCCATGACCAGTCCCTTGTCGGCCATCGTCTCGAGGATCGGCAGCAACGCCTCTTGATCGATCTTCGTCAGGCGGCAGAGCTCGGAGAGGGTGGCCTCCTCGAGGGGGAAGCGCGACGCGACGTAGGCCTCCCGTTCCTCAAAAAGGAGACCGAGGATCTCGCGCAACTTCTCGCTGTCCGGCAGCCCGACGGGGTACCTGTTGAGGCGATCGATCAGCGGCACGATACTCTCTTTGGAGCCGATATGGTGTCCCATGTCCTCCCTTTCCTCCTCTCCCCTTGCTTCGGTTTGCCTCCAGGAGTTTCCCTGCGCGATGCGACCTTCGGGATTCAGTCCTGCCCGAGCATACCAGACTTCAGGTCGTCGTCGGCCGGCTTTTTCCCCAGATAGATAAGGAGGACCCCCCGGGCCAGAGCCGGGGATTTCAAGCGTCCCAGGAGAGCCCCATTGTGCCGGGCGCTGACCGTTCCGTCGCCGTCCAGTTCCAGGTCGACCACGTCCCCGCGGACGAAATCCTTGCTGAACCAGGAGAGGAACCGGGTGACGTCCTCCGACCCCTGAAGGTCGGGGGAGTTGGCGGCAAGCCCCTCGGCAAAGGATTCCACGATCTTCTGCCGGTCGAGTTTGTCGTAGAGGAAGTTCATGCGGATGAGCTTTCCGCCGGCATCCATCGCAGCCTCCTCTCCGCTCGACACCTTTTTGGCCGTGTAAAGAGAGCCGACGTAGATCGCCATGAAGAACTTCTTTCTGGTCCCGACGCCGTTGAGTTCCAGAGTCTGCCCCTGAAGGGTAACCGCTGGATCGATCGGCACTCCCTTCACTTCCAGGGCCCAGAGGTCTCCCGCCATCAACATCAGCACCAGAGCCGCGAGCAAAATCCGTTTCATTTTCATCCTCCCTCCGGGCACTGCGCCCGAACTTGTTAAAAATTCAAGACGACTCAGACAACGCTTCGCCCCGCCGCAAATCCCCGGTGAACGGCATCGATGATCATCCCCGGCTTATCCGCATCCCCGACGACCTGACCGACGATCCCCCGCTTCCGGAGGACCTCCTTGAGAGCGGAGGAGGATCGGGTTCCGACGGCCATGACGACGGTATCGGCGGCAATCTTCATCCTTTCGCCGTCCTTTTCGATGCAGATCCCCTCAGGAATGATTTCAATCACCCTGCTGGCGACATGGGACTGTACGCCGAAACGCTTGAGGTCCTGCAGCATCCCCCAGCGGGTGGTCTTGCCGAAATTGGTTCCCAGTTCCTTGAGCATCTCCACCAGAACGACCTCGCACCGGCCGTGCGTGGCCAGTTCCAACAGATCCTCGGCGCTCTCGGCTCCGTGGATAAGGAGAAATTTGAGGGCCTCCGCCGACAGGGTCCCTTCCTCGGCCAGGGCCAGAGCCGTCTCGACCCCGACGGCGCCGCCGCCGATAATGGCCACCCGGCGCCCGGCGCGAACCTTCCCTGAAAGGACGTCCCAGGCCTGGACGACGTGGGGGAGATCGGCTCCGGGGAGAGGCAGAGCGATCGGTTCGCCTCCGGTCGCCAGGATCACGGCGTCGGGCTGTACTGCCTCGATAAAGGCCTCGTCGACTTCGGTGTCGAGCCTGACGCAGACCGGACTCGCCGCTACCTGGGCCGAGAGGTCGATGGCCAGCCGGGCGAACTCTTCCCGCCCGGGAGGGGCGCCGGCGAGGCAGAGCTGTCCGCCGAGACGGCTTTTTCCTTCGGCGAGGACGACGTCGTGCCCCGATTCGGCCGCCGCCAGGGCGGCGCTCATCCCCGCGGCGCCGCCGCCGATGACCAGGACCCTGCGCCCCTTTTCGGCACGACAGGCAGCGGTCTTCGCCTCGAACCCCGCCCGCGGATTGCAGAGACACTCGACGGCCTTCATCTTGAACAGGTTGTCGAAGCACCCCTGTCCGCAGGCGACGCAGTGGACGATCTGGTCCTCGCGCCCTTCCAGCGCCTTGAGGGGGAGATACGGGTCGGCGATGAGTGCCCGTCCCATGGCCACCAGGTCGCACTCCCCGAGAGCGATCATCTCCCGGGCCGTGGCCGGGTCGTTGATGCGGTGACTGGCGATCACCGGCACCGACACCAGATCCCGGATTCCCCGGGCCAGGTAACCGAAGACCCCCCGGGGGACCTTGGTCACGATCTGGGGAATTGGCGCCTCGTGCCATCCGACATTGACGCTTAAGGCATCGGCGCCGCTTTCGGCCATTTGGACGGCGAATTTCTGCAGGTCCTTTCGCCCGATCCCCCCGGGCATGAAATCGTTGCCGTTGAGGCGCACCAGGAGGGGAAAATCGGACCCGACGGCCCGGCGCACAGCCTCGAGGACCTCGACGGCAAAACGCATGCGGTTTTCCAGGGAGCCGCCGTAGTGGTCGGTGCGGTGATTGGTGACGGGGGAGAGGAATTCGCTGATCAGATAGCCGGTGCCGCAGAGGACCTCGACGGCGTCGAATCCCGCCTCTTTGACCCGGGCGGCGGCAGCGGCGAAATTCTGGATGATCTCCCCGATCTCATCGAGTTCCAGGGCGCGCGGCGTCTCGCCGGTGAGCCGGGAAGGGACGGCCGAAGGGGCCACCGGCTTTTTTCCCAAGAGGAAAAAGGAGTGGTTGTAACGCCCGGCGTGGTTGATCTGCACCGAGGCGCGGGCGCCTCCCTCGCGGATCGCCGCGGCGAGGCGAGTCAGTCCGGGAATGTACTCGTCCCGATGGGCGCCGATGTGGGCCGGGTGGGCGGAGAGTTCGTCGACGGAGGCATACCCGACGGTGATCATTCCCACGCCCCCGCGGGCCCGCTCTGAATAAAAATCGACAAGGCGGTCGCTCACCTCGTAATTGCGGCACATGTTGAGGTGCATGGCCGGCATGAGGATCCGGTTCTTGATCTCAAGGCCGTTGATGAAGATTGGTTCGAACAAGGGGTCGGGCATGGCATTCTCCTGAATCGGGGTTCAGAGCACCCCTTCAAACCGCGATTGAACCTCGCCGTAGAGTCCGAAGGCCTCAAGGGACCCCTTCAGGCGTCCGGGATCGGCGAGAAAATCAGTCATGAACAGCACCTCCGATGCCTTGAGGTAGAGTGTAAAGGGGTCGGTCAAGGTGTCGCCGAACAGCGCCCCGATCTGCTCCTTGACAGAGAGCCCCCCGGGGAGGAGCCGGATCCGACCGGCGCGCTCAAGCAGTTTGCCGACGTAAAAGAGGACCGTCTCCTCCAGCCCCTCCACGGGATGGCGGTGTCCCGGTAGGATCGTATAACCGCGCAGGTATCTGAGCTTTTGCAGGCTGTCGCAATAGGCCTGGTAGTTGCCGAAGCGCCCTCCCCTTTCGAGATCCATGTCGAGCAAAGGCGCCTGAAAGGTCTCCCGGAGGAGGACATCGCCGGTGATGGCGTAGCCGTCGACCAGATAGACCAGATCGCTCTGGGAGTGCCCGGGGCAGCCGAGGACTTCGATGCCGAGCCCGGCCGGGATATCCGACTCCTCGGAGATGCCGTAGCGCTCCGGAACGCCGGGAAAGAGAAGACTGCTGTCCACGATGCTGCGCAGTCCGGCTATGGTGCCTCGGTCGAAACCCATCCCCTCGAGGAGGTTCTCGATGCAGCCGAGTCGTTCGTCGTGGCGGCGCAGTTTCAGGTCGTCCTTGAACGGCAGATGAATCCTGGCGTCGGTGTTCTCGGCAAGGAACCGGACCTGACCGTAATGGTCCACATGACAGTGGGTGATGAAGACGTGCTTCAGGCGCCCGAGATCGACCTGCCGGCGCAGGACATCCCGCGTTTCCTCTCCGGGCGGACCGGTGTCGAAAAGGACCAGCTCGCCGTCGATCTCCCTGGAATAGAAATGAACCTCCCCCACCATGTAGGGGGTATTCACGGTATGTATTTGCATTCAAGTGCCCGTCACTTCCATACCGCCGATGTTCTGCCCTCTTCCCCTGGTCATCCCCCCCGCCCTCCATCCCCTTAAAAGATGTATTTTTCGTCCTCGATCGCGGCGGCGGCCAGGGTTCTCTTGGCCTGGAGGAGGCCGGTGGCTTCGAACTTGGTGAAGCGCCTGATGCCGCTCAGGATCATGGTCAGGGTATCGCCCTCTTCCACATAGAAGGCCCCCTTGCGGGCGGCTGTTGCGAACTTCTCGCTGGCATCGAAGGCGCAGACCCTGGCGACGGCCTCGAGGAGCTCCTTCTTGCGCGCACTCGCCTTGGCGTGCACCTTTTCGCAACGCAGCACCGCGCTTTCGAGGGCAAAGATCTGGATGGCCAGGTCGGCGGCCGCCATGAGAATTTCCTGCTCCTTTTCCAGCTTGTCCATGTATTTCTGAATGGCGGCGCCGGAAAGGATCAGGAAGACGGTCTTGAGATTGCCGATCAGGGATTTCTCCCGGGCGAAGGGCTGGCTTTGGTCGATCGCCTCGAAGGAAGGAGTCATGAGCTGCTCGAAGGCCTTCATCGCCTCGCGCTGCAGGGGGAGTTCCCCTTTCATCGCCTTGCGCAGGATCATGCCGGGGATGAGGAGGCGGTTGACTTCGTTGGTCCCCTCGAAGATGCGGTTGATGCGTTCGTCGCGGTAGAAACGCTCGGCGGGATACTCGCTGACGTAGCCGTATCCGCCGTGAATCTGAAGGACCTCGTCGACGACGTCGGCCAGGACCTCACTGCAGTAGACCTTGGAGATGGCGCACTCGGGGGCGTACTCCTCGATGGCCTTCAGGTATTCCTCGTAGTAGTTGCCGACGGATTTGTCCAGGGTCGAGAGCTTGGTGTCAAGGAGACCGGCCAGGCGATAGACGAGGGACTCGGAGGCAAAAATGCCGGCGGTGAGATCGGCGATCTTCTCCTGGATGGCGCCGAAGGAGCTGATCTGCGCATTGAACTGCTTGCGTTCGTTGGCGTATTTGACCCCTTCGACCAGGGCCATCTTGGCGGCACCGGTCACGCCGGCGCCGAGCTTGAAGCGCCCGATGTTGAGGACGTTGAAAGCGATCTTGTGCCCCTTGCCGATCTCGCCGAGGACGTTTTCCACCGGCACCTTGCAGTTGTCGAGGATGATCTGCGTCGTTGAAGAACCCTTGATGCCGAGCTTCTTCTCCTCGGCGCCGACCTGCAACCCTTCGAAACTCTTCTCGACCAGGAAGGCGGTAAAGTGCTCCTTGTCAACCTTGGCGAAGACGGTGAAGAGTTCGGCGAACCCGCCGTTGGTGATGAACTGTTTGGTGCCGTTGAGCAGGTAGTGGCTGCCGTCCGCGGAGAGGATCGCCGTCGCCCTGGCGCCGAGGGCATCGGAACCCGAGCCCGGTTCGGTCAGGCAGTAGGCGGCCGCCCACTCGCCGGTGATGATTTTCTCCAGGTACTGCGCCTTCTGCGCTTCGGTGCCGTAATATATCAGGGGAAGAGTCCCGATTCCCGAGTGGGCGGAAAAAGCCACGGAGAAGGAGCCGGAGGCGGCGATCTTTTCAGCGACCAGCATGCTGGTCGCCTTGTCCAGCTCAAGACCGCCGTACTCCTCAGGGGTGTCGATCATCAGCAGCCCCAGCTCGCCGCATTTTTTCAACCCTTCGACCACCCGGACGAAGTTCTGATTCTCGATCTCCTCCACATGGGGGAGAATTTCGTTTTTGACGAACGCCTCGGTCGTCTCGCCGATCTGCCGCTGTTCATCGGTGAAGTCCTCCGGTGTGAAGACGTCCTGGCAAGGGACCTCGGTAATCAGATATTCGCCGCCCTTGAGAATTTTTCTGTCCATTTTCATCTCGTTTCTCCTTGTCGCCATAATGCACCCTCCTCAAGCCCCGCCCATGGGGGGGATATAAAGGAGCAATGTTCCTAA
This region includes:
- a CDS encoding substrate-binding domain-containing protein; the encoded protein is MKKHGLLIFLLLLVLAFPREGSAEKIVVAGTGDSQELLRLLAAAYEKSHPDSTIEVPESIGSSGGIKAVARGVCDLARVARPLNNKETLLGLKGRVFAVSPVVIAANLSSSAVENISSAQLVEIYSGAMTDWSEIGGTPGKILVANREAGDSSRSALEKHVAGFAEIREFAGRILYNTPEAMEILARHGNTIGYGPLAMVRHTNIRVLKLDGNSPTEENVLSGKYPLSTAFSLVWKGELTGLAREFVRYLEGAEARKIIVDQGAYPSAGGRH
- a CDS encoding Crp/Fnr family transcriptional regulator translates to MNIATIIKTCPLFAGVTEEDLEFLSQVCKCRSHEKGEVLFSEGEKALGFYVVGSGKVKIYKLSPEGKERILHIVQPGMTFAEAAIFGNGLYPAYAEPLQRSDLLFFPKREFLQLLHDHSQIAINMIGGLSRFLRQFATQVEELTFKDVPARLAGYLLDLAGDEGMRVELPISKSQLASNLGTVSETLSRTLRKLSDDALIQVQGKVIDILDRDRMEDLASSTKEF
- a CDS encoding electron transfer flavoprotein subunit alpha/FixB family protein, with product MKTLLVGEYRKGQLRDSCYELIAFAEKLGADSTLFLVGSPTDLPRTDGTLYLADVAKYGEFNPEAHKQLLLDVVAREQPDAVVFSHSSYGWDLAPRLALALKAAQISEVVDVVDGSFVVPSCNSKLRREVKAKTAVSVITVQVGAFNPGEPSGTPTVVALDTDAVGSLEFVGYETAEKGGVDLTKAEIIVSAGRGIGKKDNVELIARLAEALGGEYAASRPVVDAEWVEHNRQVGSTGQSVSPKLYLACGISGAVQHLAGMKRSEYVVAINTDRDAPIGEVADVLVVADLLQFVPVLTEKIKAL
- a CDS encoding electron transfer flavoprotein subunit beta/FixA family protein, which codes for MKILVCIKQVPDMESKFRINGAGTWYDESDLAWRINEYDEYAVEQGVRLKEQVADAELVVLSIGPDRVKEVIKKALAMGGDRGVHVKDDAAFAKDSFEIASIVAEYAQKESFDVIFTGMQSQDRASAQVGVYLAEMLGLPSVSTIVDFSYADGTVTASRELEGGLKAVVKVATPALFTCQLGLNTPRYPTLPNIMKAKKKELLTVEVAELLKVDERVETSRVYFPERKGGGLVLEGDVGEMADRLIALLKEKTTVL
- a CDS encoding heterodisulfide reductase-related iron-sulfur binding cluster, producing the protein MEFAREIYWNIGHDAIVLLPMYLLSLAAMAVAGWGFWQRIRVYRQGKPADRTTDPAGRLALLLRDALGQVKVLHVPGAGTAHALFFWGFALLFIGTLLIMAQADFTDPLFGLRFLKGNFYKAFSLTLDLAGAVSILMLLGLLVRRFIVRPAGLETKRDDVVMHALLLLILVTGFVIEGARMAVTELGTPLASWSPVGLIFAQSFAGFGEEGLRTLHAGTWWLHFALVLGFIGLIPFTKFRHIFTTPANYFLLDNGPKGRLSTLDLEDEAAESFGAAHVSNLSWKDIFDADACTQCKRCQDRCPAHNTDKPLSPMKIVNQIGELAFARPQDSLIDTCQKEALWACTTCLACQDICPASIEHVSKIVDMRRHLVLMEGEFPGEEVMGAVDALEVNGNPLGMGYASRGDWAAGLPVVTLAEDAEVDILYFVGCYASFDKRNQAVARSFVQLCAAAGVKVGILGKEEKCCGEPVRKLGNEYLYQSLAAGNMEQMQNYGVKKVVTTCPHCFNTLARDYRDLGFELEVEHYTVFLEGLVKSGRLKLRPEPFSATYHDSCTLGRYNDIYGSPRALLEMAGCELVEMDKNRAESFCCGAGGGRILAEEKLGSRISVKRVQMAAATAAPMLVSNCPFCLTMFEDGVKGAELDGRLIARDLAELLAARIQA
- a CDS encoding MerR family transcriptional regulator, translated to MNATPEDLVQIGELAKRLGITTRTIRYYEEIGLMGPPERLGGGTRMYNREDILRLKFILKMKDLGISLKEMQELAENYDESYDSYKNFGRITPRLLEILDLHIHKVDEKISSLSSLRKEIVDYRSRILNILKDQAATS
- a CDS encoding 4Fe-4S dicluster domain-containing protein, whose protein sequence is MGHHIGSKESIVPLIDRLNRYPVGLPDSEKLREILGLLFEEREAYVASRFPLEEATLSELCRLTKIDQEALLPILETMADKGLVMDLPYGGKTYYLLMPGLIGFFEFTFMKNRTDLPLEKIARLMTEYLFENPHQGMAREFFGSRTPLTRSLVYEEHIPVSSEITTYENAREIIRQAGFGAVGLCYCRHKKEHLGETCRKGAPVEEICISLGTAAKFMVRRGFAEPRTTEELLAVLDSAREQHLTHVTDNIRQKPSFICNCCSCCCELLAGVQAGYREGIAKTPYVAVLDAGSCSACGLCLEACNVAAIGDVEGEGGRTMVIDDTICLGCGACISSCRRQALSLGKREKRPLPPKTRQDLFVRILKEKRRLVPYLVSGVKKKVRRIFLP
- a CDS encoding chalcone isomerase family protein, which codes for MKRILLAALVLMLMAGDLWALEVKGVPIDPAVTLQGQTLELNGVGTRKKFFMAIYVGSLYTAKKVSSGEEAAMDAGGKLIRMNFLYDKLDRQKIVESFAEGLAANSPDLQGSEDVTRFLSWFSKDFVRGDVVDLELDGDGTVSARHNGALLGRLKSPALARGVLLIYLGKKPADDDLKSGMLGQD